In Pelosinus sp. UFO1, one genomic interval encodes:
- the pckA gene encoding phosphoenolpyruvate carboxykinase (ATP), whose translation MDSSIILNGASKVHWNLTSSELVEISLARKEGLLTANGALRVATGKYTGRSPNDKFIVDSPAVHSEISWGSNKPFTEQKFEQLYNRMLAYMENRELFVFEGFAGADAQYHIKARFFNEFAWQNLFIHQLLVRQELNEKDFQPDFQICCMPGFKAVPEIDGTNSEAFIVIHFEKKMVLIGGTHYAGEMKKSIFSVMNYLLPRQGILSMHCSANMGHSGDTALFFGLSGTGKTTLSADPDRQLIGDDEHAWSDHGIFNIEGGCYAKCIDLRHETEPQIWEAIRFGAVLENVVIDEARVAHYDDKSITENTRVAYPVDFIPNALIPGIGGHPKTVVFLTADAFGVLPPISKLNKQQAMYHFLSGYTSKLAGTERGITKPEATFSSCFGAPFLPLSPLVYAKLLGEKLDQHDTNVFLINTGWSGGPYGIGSRMKLPYTRAMVTAAIEGKLDNVEYELDPIFNVYIPTECPAVPSELLKPIHTWQDKDAYQSKAKELAQLFNQNIKKFGDSIPAEIVEAGPKDLS comes from the coding sequence ATGGACAGCAGTATTATACTAAACGGTGCAAGTAAGGTTCATTGGAATTTAACTTCGTCGGAGTTGGTAGAAATTTCCTTAGCAAGAAAAGAAGGCTTATTAACTGCAAACGGTGCGCTACGGGTAGCTACAGGAAAATATACGGGGCGTTCTCCTAATGACAAATTTATTGTGGATTCGCCAGCAGTGCATAGTGAAATTTCCTGGGGAAGTAATAAGCCTTTTACGGAACAAAAATTTGAACAGTTGTATAATCGTATGTTAGCATATATGGAAAATCGTGAATTATTTGTATTTGAGGGTTTTGCTGGTGCTGATGCGCAATATCACATAAAGGCAAGATTTTTTAATGAGTTTGCCTGGCAGAATTTATTTATTCATCAATTACTAGTACGACAAGAACTTAATGAAAAAGATTTTCAGCCGGATTTCCAAATTTGTTGTATGCCAGGTTTTAAAGCTGTACCAGAAATCGATGGCACGAATTCAGAGGCTTTTATTGTTATTCATTTCGAAAAGAAAATGGTATTAATTGGCGGTACACATTATGCAGGAGAAATGAAAAAATCAATTTTTTCTGTTATGAATTATTTATTGCCACGACAAGGAATTTTATCAATGCATTGTTCGGCTAATATGGGGCATAGTGGTGACACTGCATTGTTTTTTGGCTTAAGTGGTACAGGCAAGACGACGCTTTCAGCAGATCCAGATCGTCAGCTCATTGGTGATGATGAACATGCTTGGAGTGACCATGGTATTTTTAATATTGAAGGTGGTTGCTATGCAAAATGCATCGACTTACGCCATGAAACAGAGCCGCAAATTTGGGAGGCCATTCGCTTTGGTGCTGTACTAGAAAATGTTGTTATCGATGAAGCTAGAGTAGCTCATTACGATGATAAATCCATAACAGAAAATACAAGGGTTGCCTATCCTGTTGATTTTATACCTAATGCTTTGATTCCTGGAATTGGTGGTCATCCTAAAACAGTAGTCTTTTTAACAGCCGATGCGTTTGGTGTTTTGCCACCTATATCTAAGTTAAATAAACAGCAAGCTATGTATCACTTTTTATCTGGTTATACCAGTAAATTGGCTGGTACAGAACGAGGAATTACTAAGCCGGAAGCTACTTTTTCATCTTGTTTTGGGGCACCATTTTTACCCTTATCACCACTAGTTTATGCTAAGTTATTAGGGGAAAAGCTTGATCAGCACGATACCAATGTATTTTTAATCAATACTGGATGGTCAGGTGGACCTTATGGTATAGGTAGTCGAATGAAATTGCCTTATACAAGAGCTATGGTTACAGCAGCGATTGAAGGGAAGCTTGATAATGTAGAATATGAACTGGATCCTATTTTTAATGTTTATATTCCTACGGAATGTCCAGCTGTACCGTCAGAACTTTTGAAGCCAATTCATACGTGGCAAGACAAAGATGCATACCAGAGTAAGGCCAAGGAACTTGCTCAGTTATTTAATCAAAATATTAAAAAATTTGGAGATTCCATACCAGCAGAAATAGTAGAAGCTGGTCCTAAAGATTTGAGTTAA
- the ligD gene encoding non-homologous end-joining DNA ligase translates to MPNSTLVQIDNVQLTLSNLEKIFYTSTNFTKAQVIDYYSRIAPFLLPHLIGRPLTLKRYPNGAEAKFFYQKQCPAFRPNWLATVPVWSEGKNKNIDFCLVQDLASLIWAVNLAAIELHTSLSLAEDTLRPTLLVFDLDPGHPATIVQCAEVALILKKVLEDNNLQSFPKTSGSKGLQIYVPLNTQAANYKQTKEFAHGIARLLEQQYPSLVVSKMRKFLRKGKIFIDWSQNDNHKTTVCVYSLRAKKYPTVSTPITWEEVEKAYKEQDSTQLSFTTDQVLDRVQRIGDLFAPLLTLKQEIPNIHSK, encoded by the coding sequence ATGCCTAATAGCACTCTAGTTCAAATTGATAATGTACAATTAACTCTCTCAAACCTAGAGAAAATCTTTTATACATCAACTAACTTTACAAAAGCACAGGTAATTGATTACTATAGTCGCATTGCCCCCTTTCTCTTGCCTCACCTGATAGGTCGTCCTTTAACGTTAAAACGGTATCCAAACGGTGCAGAAGCGAAGTTTTTCTATCAAAAACAGTGCCCTGCATTCCGCCCAAATTGGTTAGCTACAGTCCCCGTGTGGAGTGAAGGCAAGAACAAAAATATTGACTTTTGCTTAGTCCAGGACTTAGCCTCTCTTATTTGGGCTGTTAATTTGGCAGCCATTGAACTCCACACGTCCCTGTCACTGGCTGAAGACACCTTGCGTCCTACCTTACTTGTCTTCGATCTTGATCCAGGTCATCCAGCTACTATTGTACAATGCGCTGAGGTTGCCCTTATACTAAAGAAAGTCTTAGAAGACAATAATCTTCAGAGCTTCCCAAAGACTTCTGGTTCTAAGGGCTTACAAATTTATGTACCCTTGAATACGCAAGCTGCCAACTATAAACAAACAAAAGAATTTGCTCATGGAATAGCTCGTCTATTAGAACAACAATATCCTTCCCTTGTTGTTTCTAAAATGAGAAAATTCTTGCGTAAAGGTAAAATTTTTATAGACTGGAGCCAAAACGATAACCATAAGACAACCGTTTGTGTTTACTCTTTAAGGGCAAAAAAATATCCAACTGTTTCTACTCCTATTACGTGGGAAGAAGTAGAGAAGGCCTATAAAGAGCAAGATAGCACCCAGTTGTCTTTCACTACCGATCAAGTTTTGGATAGGGTTCAGAGAATCGGTGATTTATTTGCCCCCCTTCTTACACTTAAACAGGAAATACCTAATATTCACAGTAAATAA